In Erigeron canadensis isolate Cc75 chromosome 8, C_canadensis_v1, whole genome shotgun sequence, the DNA window TACATTGAGATAtctaaaaagtataatattatCTTGTTGATATCAAGTTGAAATAGGTTTTTAATACTTGCATTGGgtaatctataaaaaaaaaaatgttaaacataCTTTTGTTATAACCCACTTCATTATCTAACTCATAATAccacatatatatttgtatttcaagactccatcaaattaattattatatacttGATTAAAGGTAAGAAGGCATGCACATAAATTCAAGCATACCCTTTTAGTATATATCTAGTTGGCTCGGCTTATTTGTCAAGTCTGGTTTAAAGTTGATTTATGACATCTTGTACTAGGTGAAAACCATGAGGATGATACATTGTGTAAAAAATAGTTATTCCCCTACAACGATATATATGATATCTTCGATCATATATTCTATTGAATCCATAGAATAGAAGTGTTAAAACGACTCTGTATCTCGAATTGAATTTGGTTTAATACTAGCTAATATGAAAAATCTTGTCGTGCCATGACGCATCACTATTTATAAACCACAAGGTGCAAAACTAACCCGATCAAAAAATCGTGAACAAAACTATCATTCTAAACAACCAACATAGCTGAAAAACTTGTTAAATTTCCTCTATAATAATGTTGCACTACCCCCTTATGTACATGAGAGGTTAGTTACTATTACTAGACTAttatttctcttttcttttttttcaccATGACATTGCATTGGGAGCAAAATTAGGGTCGAATATTCTTTGACCCGTGGCTAAAATAAGCTTGGGGTCAAACTCCATTTTCCTTTGATAAATTTTGGGCCATTTATCACCATAATGGTCCATCCATTCCTTTTGTGTTGTGTAATGTGGCAAGTATTGTTTTACTTCAATTTTCGCCTCTTTACAAAACTTCAAAATCTTGCGATTCTCATTACTTAAATGCTTTAACGTTAGCGTTTCTTCACCGTTATCCAAAGCAGAACGAAGCAGCGCCACTAAATAAAACACATCCTCGTCTGGCGTCACCACCGACGATTTCTCATCCCAcctaaaataattcaaaaaacaTTAGTACACTCGTGGGTCGAAAAAAAGTACGAAAATGGCATACTATGCACAAGTTATAATGCATCAAGTACAAGTAGAATGTTCTTAGACGATCGATACAAAGGTTGATTTAAGAAGGTCCACAAGCAATAAAAGGTGGGCATATAACCTGTTCTGTTCTAACCGCAAAGTTATTTGTACtattgtatatatgtaacaGGACATGGATGATGAATTAGCATCTTATTATAAAAATGGGTCCCTTAAAGAAGATCTCTTCTGACAACAGGATCTTCACACTTGGACCATTATGTACCCGTTCGATCTTTTTTCTTGTTTGGTTTCTAGTCAACAAACAAAGACACCGCACCTTATGTCTAATTCGACAAAAACTTTGTGTACTTTTACTTAAATTCTTACAGTAAAAAGAGTATTTTGTGTTATCAcaactttttgtatatatttataaaaaagagAAGAATGATGATTCATCAATGCATCATTTACATAGATGCAAACATGTGTTGATGAGATGTACATTTAGTATGCATGGTCATACTTCAAAGTTATGGGGTCATGTACTTCTTTTTGGCCCATGAATTTACTATCATGAAATCAAGGTTGATTTTGTATTCATGTAAAGCTTTTGCATAAAACATGTAAGTCACATGTGTTTAAAGtgatctcatttttttttatatgaatcaaaaaccaaaagtccataaaaaaactatttaattaCGCGTCTACGCTAGATGTAAAGAACGTATATGTCTTACATTTGTGCAGTTAACTATATACATATGTCATTATCGGGTAAAAATGCTTACTTGTTTTTGTTCATGGGATAGATGAGGATAGGTCCACTAGTCTTGTTACCCAAAATTCCCTTAAACACTCCTTTATCAAAATCGCTAATTCTTGATTTCGGTACAAAGAGATTAAGCCATGGATGTGGTACTTCCCACAAGCCCTTGGACCGGAGTTTCAATTCCGCCTTGTGAACCCGGTCTAAGAAGTCCATATAAGGAAGGTCAGTAGTGAACTCTGTTGCTGGTATGTAGTTTAGATTCTTCAACAAAGCTTCCACTTCCTACAAACAATAtacaattaatataattaaataaaaaaatagtttattaattaaataaaccacAACAAGAAAAACCCTGGATTTGGCAAAACTTTGTGATTTTTATAATGAAAGTACATCAAAAGCAGAAACCAAACATTTTCTTTTGTCAGGGGATAAGTTCAGTTACTtctttatttgaataaaaaaacatcattccttaattaattaacaaactGAATTATTAGGTGCTAATAATTTGGTGGGTGGACGGCGTAGATATACAAGTAATTCTTtactaaaaataatactaaagtTTGTCGTCAATCATCGTATCAAATAGGTCCATAGATCACACAAGATCTTGTATGTTTTCTTGTGCtatatattaattgttattttatattttttgcattattttcattaataggGTACTTCTAGCTAAGTAACAATCAAATACTAATCCTTGTTTAATACGTTTCAAAATAGAGAACGTCTATATCGAATCTTAACTAATTATGACATCTAGATTAAAAATCAAGTTGTATACGcgttaaatattataaaaatgtacAAAAAGAGAAATCAGTAGTGACGCGTCTCGAATAGTTTAACAACTTAAACAACATTAGTCGTTGATAGCAACTAGCTTAGATGCCCggtaattactaattaatagAGTGTGTCGTTTTCTACTAGATGTATTAACTAGGAATTTTCCATAAAGACATCATTTCACTTCTAAAGTGTATACTTAACAGAAGATTAATTGGATGTACTAAACTAATAACATATCCTAGGTATCTATACAACCGGGTTAAACTTTTATGTACTTTGGCTAATATAAAAGTTGTTGGAAAATCATAGAATTTACATATGTTATCAAATTTGAATCTAATAAATTCAAATGACATGTCTATCTTGACATCTGTGAATATAGATGGAGAGAGgcaactttgaagaaaaatccAAATTCAAGTGTTGAAGATCTTATAGATTTCTTGGTAGTAggaaaaaaagattttgaatcgCTTTTCACAATTTTGTATATGGTGAAAAGATCcaaattttccttttaatttgtAGTATATGCTACAATATTATGGTTGCATGTTACATTCGAATCGCTTTTCACTTTTAACATGAACCTTTTAGTACTTTTTGCATTATTCATCACATGCTTTTCCACGATTTCACCTACTTAAAAATATGATCTAGCTAGCTTGCATATAATTATAATCTAAAGTACTAAACTTATACTCATGAAATTAATCAAAGATTAATTTACCTGATCAATAGTATCAGAATTCGACCCCTCATagtaattctttgttatttccAAACAATACAAGACATTGCCACCAGCACCAAGAGACGAGATCTTAACCGGATTTTTAGGGGAAAAGAAAGACGATCTCCAGTTATTGATTAGGCCTTCATCGACGATAACAAAACCTTCAATGTAATCAAACTTTTTAGACCTTGGTTGATTATGTAACGATATGAGATATTCTTGATCTTGGGTAAAAGCCGAAAAGTTGGAATATAGAACCCGTATCCATCTCACCTGGAATCAATTAAGTTTAAACTATGTtagttaactttaaaaaatgaccgcgtgtaattaactaattaattaacataaaaagtgactgcatatatatatgtcaatatGTTAGTTGATTCACTTTCTTAATTCTTGTTCACATGCAATAATACATGTCTAACAACAATATCTAACAACCATCGAGCTTTGAAAACGATTTCAAAAATTGACTCAATAGTTTAGTCCAAAGGCATATCACATCTGGTCGGTACAAATTAAATGTGTAACCTAAGACTTAGCCACCCGAACCCACATCTAACATTATTGTGTTCGATCGGGACCAGTATCGGATACACTTTGTAAAAAATGTCGTACTGTTTTTTACAatgaagtttaaaaaaaatgtgcCAAAAACTAATATCCCGATTATGCCTACAATGTAATCATAATCCATGTGACATTCACTAGCGTAACCAAAAACTTATctctaaaaaatttatttatgttttgttgaTGGATATATTgattttgagatatatatatataagaaaaatactaTAAAATATAGAATTTTACAGACGTAACCAACCtcaattttatgtatttttttcattttagaataTAGAATTTTACCAACCGCTACTATTCACAGATTTAGCTTGGGTGCAGTCTGGACAATCGATCCCAAACCAATTTTATgtaattgtttttcattttaaaagtatatttgtaaatttgtgcatacgaaaaattaaaatataaagattaaatacaaattaatcataacattaacattttaaatttcCTCCTCGAAATAATTTTTCTCAGTGCCAACATTGTATAGCTCTTTCTAATAATACGCGCATAGTCCCGTAGTATACATACCCTCAAAATTGAGCATAAATTTAACTAAGAAAGAAACTTACCCTTTGAGGTGAATGTTCTAACGCAATTCTGGCCCTAGTTATGatcccaaactgacccaacccgcCTAGTACAGCATGAAACACGTCCGGATTTGTATCCTTCGAGCACGTTACTATGTCACCTTTTCCTACACTttgtcaaaaataaattaataattgcATCTCTTaatcaaaatacatatataatgttaacatcatcttgaTTAGATAATGTTGTTCTCACAAACCATAAAATTTATGGGGGGCTTTTTGAAATGTgtaaaaaatgatttaagtaagtttgtgagagcaacatcatctaTGAtctatgatgttaacatcatctaacatttttcatatatatatatatatatatatatattgtgggtatatatatacactccaTATTGTAATGCAATTATCTATTAATATGTCCGTGTGCCCACATCTTAATATACTTATATTCTCATAGATAGGTAACAAAAAATCAacgatatatatattaaaaaatagtgCATGACAAAAGTTGTGGCAAGGCAAGAATGATGTAAGATTGTAACAAATAGTTAAATGATGCAAATAAGTATGCTCGTACGGTACAAGAAATTAATGCATGAAAATAACAGATTCTATTATCATATTATGCATGTAAGGATcggatatatatacaaatatgatatgatgtacCTGTGACGACATCCAATTCATGAACATTACTAATCTGGGGGCCATGATTAAAAGCTTGCCCACTGATTCCAGCATTAGATAGTGTTCCACCAACCGATAGATATAAGTAATCTGTCCATGATTTTGGTGCTAGCCCATATTTTAATGTAGATTTTAGCACATCAATCCATAGCTCTCCACCCCAAACATCAACATACATTAACTTGTCGAAAACCTTGGGCATGGAATGATGATTTGTACTCGATCTAGTCATTTTGATCACGACACCGTTCGCTGTCTGAGACTGACCATTTATGGAGTGACCATGGCCTCTAGCAGAGACAGCGAAGCCATGGGGTGATTCGTAAGCTAGTTTTACTAGCTTTGAAATGTCGTTGGTCGTTTCTGGATTCAGAACGGCCAAGGGTTTGGTAAATGTCATTTTACCAAAGTCAGTAGATACTGACTCTATGTCGTGGGGATTTACAATCAGTTGTGGATACTGACTTTTAATCCCCACGTGAAAGAGTTCATTTGGGTTTAGGGTTAAACCCACGATTACTATTAAACGGCATATGGCAAATAATAGAAGTAGTTTAGCAGCCATggtatatattttgaatttttttttttttcttttctttcacaCAGTTAAAGGTTGTTGAGTGTGTGCAGGGATTGGATTGTTATGTCTAGAATATAAGATACAAGTTCTCAATTTATAGAACAATAGAAAAGGAAGGGACCTTGGTGGAAGAAACACGTGCGATTGAGCTCACAGGTGTAGCCGGCACGTGCGAATACTATTTTAACTTTTTGCAAATGAATTGAATGAATTACAAAAGTAGTCCTGGATTATATGCCCATCTAAACGTTAGGCTTCCCAAAGACAAAACGCGTAATAGTGGTCCATAGATCGTGTTTAATTTTTCGTTTTGGTCCATAAACCCCTATATGGATCTCATAGAAGTGTAACTAATACCATTATCTCGCTTGATCGAATGAAcaaacagttttaaaataagaagtACGTAATTCTTATAtcacttttcttttgtttttttacctTTCACTACTAAACATGCTTGATAATATTCTACAATACAACACCTAAatcggaatttttttttttgacgaCGTGTTAGTAGGTTAATGGTGTTTAGATTGATATGATTACCTTTTTGgaacatttaaaaactaaaatttccatgaaaaataaaaatctgaCCAAAACACATTATGATATGGAtttaacacaatatgtttttaGAAACACGTTATGTTAAGTAACCACTATGTAATAGCCTAGTGGCCACCAGCCGCCACTTTCTAAGGGAAAACCTTCGAGTCTTGCTAAAGGAAAACTTAAGATAATTAGGggattattaaattattaaaattaatctGGATACTAGTTTGCCTATGGGATAAGTGGGCATCAAATAGTACATAGAATCGGGGGATTcccataccttttttttaacacaTTGTGTTAACTTCATATCACAATGTATTTgaacaattttttgattttcacaCGTTATCAAATACCcaatgtgatttaaaacttaacacaatgtgtttttagattacacaataaaaacacattatggttttataaaacacaattaaaacacattgtgttcaattcatatcacagtgtgttttggtcagttttttagttttcacaaaaaaatttagttctcaaatgaatatttcactaaatatatcactacaaataatattttgattattCATACTTTTAATTAGTGTcaacaatttataaaagtttgtcactcttttatatatgtaaaattatatCGACGTAGAAATTTATCCACATTTAAAAGCGAGAAATTTTAGAAATTCACAACTTCAGGCATGTGCTTTCGTATTTAATTTGCCACACCACTTTTATGCACACTACATATTATAATTAGTGTGGAGTAAAGTGATATGACAAATCAAATAAATAGTTCAAACTTTAAATTGTGGATAAATTTcttaacatttttaatttaatataattccATACACATAAAATACCTATTTCaatacacaatttttttttttcgggggggggggggggggggggggggggggggaggggggCTACGGATCCGCCTGAAGCcacgacgattaatagaggTAAACTCATGTCTCCTCCAAGATTCGATACCGGTAGGCAGTAGCTAAGCAAGGCCACTTTGCTTTGCCACCGTTAGTCCCCCAATGAAGAGGTTTGGGCCTGTAATCCCTCAATGAAGGGGTTTGGGCGTGGTTACCCCAGGTTTGAATCATGGAGGAGACAAAGGTTTACCCTATTAATCTTCGTATCTTCAGACGAATTAGTACGGGTTTTTTCCCATCGGATATTTAAAATAGGAATTTCTGTGTCTAAGGAACGCTCTACACGggcccggttaaaacaacgtatgctagacttTCCATGtcaaatcgcgacacgaagcttcaagcgaaattcacctttaaaaaaaagtaataactaAACGTCAGGTATGAAACTAGCAATCTCAGGCAAACATTAAGTACCATTTAACTAATTAGAAGTTACAAATTTATCCCCCAAGTGCAAGTCAGGTGGGGATGTTTTGACGATCAGCTAACGGCGTTTGGGTCCAAGTATGGCATGAGTGGAATTTTGACAACGTTGGGTATGATTCGCTATGAAGCCAATAATATCGAGCAAACGTTAGGtttcatttaagtaattaactctaaaataaaataataaatgtagCCTTTAGGGCTGCAGTTAACATACATAATAAGTTATACCTTTCATATCAATCACATCTGAGAATTTTAtagtaaatgtataaatatttaatgcaccttaactacAACCCTAAGAGTTGCGTTTAGTAAACTCTAAGAGCTAGGTTGATagacccattggtaaggtctttaaCATTGAGAAAATCCATCAGTGTTCGAATCTCATTTTCTACATTTATAGGAATAGATTATTAGGGGGTTTTCGAGATTCCtgggtttcatctcagacatgTGTGGTTCGAGCTCCGCATATTGTCCAATTAGATGTCATTGTGGTGTCTCGATTACCAACTGCTAACTATTAACAactaatttgttgttaaaaattaatttaaaaaaatatcgaCAATGCTACCACAGATGGATATAGAGTTCAACGAAGAATTTAGTTAGAACCCAATGAAATCTATATAGGCGTTTAAGGCCAAGGGCCTCATTATGGATACTTATCGAGTAATGTCTAATGATACGAGATCGAGCTCAGTTTGTAGCGGCAGCCCTCAAGTGTCGACACTAGATCTTATATAACATCGGATACTTATTCGTCTATTGATTGACAATAATCTTTTGGTAATACttactaataaacatatatGATGAAGAAAATGTATGGTTTCCTTGACATTGTCGGATAATACAACGTTGTACGTGGTTTGAATTAAAAGGTAAAGCAATGTCGCCGACAACtacaaaatttataatgttaagAGTACCATCAATACGGACCTCATCCGAGTGAGACATGTCTCCCTCGATAAAGATTGTGAGGTAAAGTCTCCATTAGATAGATGGATAATGATAGATATGACTAATAAATATGCTTAAAAGTATGTTTAATCCATTAAATTTTGACACATGGATTCCACATAttatatttcttaatttttattcTTGATTTTGTCATGTGTAAATCATTCTTTATTGGGCATACTTTTAGGCCTATATTTTAggcacattaatcattttcctagatacatatatagttacttgttacaatatatttttagattaattaaCAATTACTCTCTCCgttccattttaattgtccaattttgactggtcaagtcttttcCTTCCGACTTTAACCGCAAATATCTTCGTCTGTGCTATATAtcagttgatgaaagttatattatgaaaaatacatataaaactcaatcaattcatatatgttatatcaaattttatataacacaaacaaaaatatttacagtcaaaggtggaagcaaaagtttcaaaaagtCAAACGTGGACACTTAATATGGTACGCAGGGAGTATAagcttattttatttatttaattgtctagtttacttttaatttatttaaagacaaaaaagtgattttttttgttatctaAGTGTTTGTATAAAACAATCcactaataaattaaaatatatctatatttatgaGTATAAAAAGGCAGAGTTCATCCCTATTAATCGTTGTGTCATTCGATGGATTGGTAGGTGTTTTCCTCCCATTTGGTACAAGCAGGAGGTGAGGGAACTCTCTATCACGGatccgattaagacaacgtacGTTAGACACCTCGATACGAGTAATCCACacccttttaaaaaataataatacattatagGGTTGTCATTACTAATACctttatttaaaacaaaaatgattgTAAAACATCTCTTTACCtattaaagaaaatagttttttttagtaattggTGACATGTCATCTAATTAGACAATCTAATTTGTATATAACTCCAATTAACTTCTTTAATTTTCCCTTTTATATCTGATGTGACCAATGTATACCTATCGTTCACATTATTATTGGAcattttattaagtgttttaagtcgattttatgtgcatttggcgcgtttatggtgtttgttagtgctTTCAGGCCCTAAACAGGTTAATTCTTGGTCAAAGATATCGATTCGTGGTGttcatttggcgcgtttatggcgTTTATGGTGTTCATTTGGCACATTTTCGGATGAATTCTTGGTCAAAGATATCGATTCGTGAGCTCGAGAGTTGTCTGAGTTAAGAAGATTGAAGCGTTTGGCAAGTTTACTAATTGAAAGAAGAGAGGTCCAGATCAGAACATTGagactgtgccgcagtgggagcATCACCAGTCCAGTGCGCCGCAGTCAGACTAGTGGAAAACAAAGACTCGATCAGAAGATTAGGACTGCGCTGTAGTGGGGGTGACTaagacccactgcgccgcagtcatcaCATATGTGTACGAGATCAGGGAGtctggactgcgccgcagtgggggcaTCACTCGCCCACTGCCCCGCAGTGAGAGCACGGACTTGAGGGTTTCTGGCCGATTGTTGCATCAATTTTCTGGAAgtataaatagaacaaaaaccTAATTTTCCAATTTATCAAAATTCTTTCTAAGAGCTGCTCTACAAGGAATTACTTCAAGGATCCAAGGCAAGATTTTCTTCACtcgattcattgaagattcatgAGCATCCATCTAGAttgtatctacattattgtcttgcaactttattttcaagaacaattggtacatcatgttcttcttttatatcaattgttatattaaattaatcatgagtggctaaacgtttaatcatccaccttgatgaaactagactaATGAtatgattgcaatatttttaattcaaagagttgttttcaattatcgttgtgccaagatcttgatgatttaattcctttgtatatattattatgatattggtggcatgtgtattcttcgttagtggtactagttggatgcatatgtgattttcaaatggttgtttgtctataagcaattatcactagttcatggtatgatagtgaatatcattttaatgaaAGGAATATTTTGTTCAACAGGATTATAACGGTGGTGGTACCCGTATTAtcacataggtacaattgttaattcgatagtcaaacaaactaattgttggtaAGGTTATCTAGGCATTGGTGGTACCGACTTAGATAATTTGACTAGCAACTTAGGTGATTGGGTAATTTtctcacggttggtggtaccatgtGAACATCTTAATCCTTTTACGATTATCTTTTCAGCTTAAATGAATTTGGTCTTATTTGAATGCAATCATGTTTGAAGTCTAGTGAATTCAAGATGGATgatctttatttatattgtctgaaactttcttttaattttatgagttttgtcttttaaattcattttaatttatttgtcaaaGTGAGAAGTTGAGCAGCACCCTGTTTTCAAAACCATTTTACTATACAACTAGATAACCAATCCTCGAAAACGAACACGGACTTACCTGTTAGCTATATTGCATACGATCGGGTCCACTTCCCGATAGTGtgtgtagtagtgagtttttaggtgaTTCTAGTTTATAAGTTTTGAACTCGATTTAGCACATCaatatccttttaatttaaatttatttctttattcaaattttaaataagAGTATTTACCTAAAACAATGATGTAGCACCCTGGCCTATGATGTAAGCAAAAAGCAGTTGGCACCCTAGCATCTGGTGACAGTGGCTAAGAGTTTGATCCTTATCCTATACAAATATTAGAGGGCCTTTTatatcatttaggtagaaaatggaAGCACTTTCTCTACTTATGTAGAAGTAAGACTGCCCATATTTTAACCTCCCCATATACCGTCGAGGTGTTGGGTCTCAAAACCCGCAAAAGGCGGTACTAAAAAGTTTCTTGTTTTTTCAATGATGTAAGTAGTGGCTGGAATTGGATATTAGAGTAAGTTGTTTGTTTCGGACCTAGACCTTCGAAAAGTAATTAGTTGTAGCCCTTTCTGATGGAAATAGTTTTATAGACATTATGTCAAccttttgattgtttttttgttatgaTTTAATGTTGGACTAACTAGTTTAATTTTATACACGTGCGTTACTCAAGGAAATATAACGATACATAAAAGTTATGGCTCATGgtcattaaagaaaaaaaaaatctactattcttagaaactaaagaaaagaaaataggtGTGTGTCAAAAATAGTAAAAGTAAAACTTGTTCGCCAAAAATTAGAGAACTCAAAATTCTAGAGAACATAGGTTtgtgccaaaaataaaaaacacaaaagttaTGGCAAAAGTACGGAAACAATAAAGTTTCCTTGATGAGAAAATAAGTTTGTGTCAAAAATAGAAAACGTACAAGTTGTGTGGTGAAAAATCCCAAAAATCTAGATAAAATAAGTTTGTCTTAAAAAGTAAACATGTAAAAGTTTGATGAAGTGAAAAAGAGTAAATAAGTTTGTGTCAAAAATAGAAAGTAAAAGTTACGtgacaaaatttagaaaatctaaaaagttaaataaacaaaatttgtgTCAAAAATAGAAGCTATAAAAGTTTGGTGATAAATTTgtaaaacaaatgaaattttCTGTAAATAAGGGGACTTCAACTGTAAtatctattataaataaaagagaattgttttcaaaaaatatttttagtaaaAAGTTGATGTGGcaaactaaaaaaattttatgcaccttatttttaaaatagatgatgtcatataacaaaagtatttttttttaatttaacatttttttttatttcttattctTCCTTTCTAATTCTACCATTTAATTTTCACGTATTATTTTCTCTCACGTATTTTTGACCCACATGATCTCAATTCGCAAGGATGGTtcttttattagtaattgtacaTGCATCTTAATATTGTCGACTctccgtttttttttttgaaaccacTTTTATATGTGTACTAATTCAAATATCCAAAAGTTTCAAGTATACAAAATGTATCGGCATTTTGAATCTTTCGAATGATTTTATGTCAAAGTTGTATTAAATTCaataatattaacatcaaaGTTCACCTATTACAAATACTTTTATcttgtatttataataaaaacatacttttaACTACCTGGATTTAatccgggttaattagctagtatacTAGTATATTAACCTCGCGCTTTGCTGTGGGATTAAACATACGTGTTAGATACAAATTAATTCATAAGGCATGTATTAGATTTTAAAAGGCGAAACTTATCACCCACTGGCAGAAGAGCGGAGGGATTAATTACTTTCCTGCTTGACTAAGGGGACACCACCTTATAGCAAAAACTAATTagataatttaacaaaaacttTATACAACATTTTAGGTAGAAAGTTTGTGACAtgacacaataaaaaaaaaattacttagatTAGACTAAAGCAACTTCAACCTTTTGTCGCGAAAATTAAAACACTAAAAGCTTAGTggcaaaaataaaacaacattaAAGATTATGTTAAAACACTTTTGTAgcaaaaatagaaaaactaaaagtttagtggttaaaattaaataacattaaaatcCCCTGATACAAATTAATTCATAAGGCATGCATTAGATTTAAAATGTTGATAAAccttataacaaaaataattagaA includes these proteins:
- the LOC122579369 gene encoding cytokinin dehydrogenase 5-like; the protein is MAAKLLLLFAICRLIVIVGLTLNPNELFHVGIKSQYPQLIVNPHDIESVSTDFGKMTFTKPLAVLNPETTNDISKLVKLAYESPHGFAVSARGHGHSINGQSQTANGVVIKMTRSSTNHHSMPKVFDKLMYVDVWGGELWIDVLKSTLKYGLAPKSWTDYLYLSVGGTLSNAGISGQAFNHGPQISNVHELDVVTGKGDIVTCSKDTNPDVFHAVLGGLGQFGIITRARIALEHSPQRVRWIRVLYSNFSAFTQDQEYLISLHNQPRSKKFDYIEGFVIVDEGLINNWRSSFFSPKNPVKISSLGAGGNVLYCLEITKNYYEGSNSDTIDQEVEALLKNLNYIPATEFTTDLPYMDFLDRVHKAELKLRSKGLWEVPHPWLNLFVPKSRISDFDKGVFKGILGNKTSGPILIYPMNKNKWDEKSSVVTPDEDVFYLVALLRSALDNGEETLTLKHLSNENRKILKFCKEAKIEVKQYLPHYTTQKEWMDHYGDKWPKIYQRKMEFDPKLILATGQRIFDPNFAPNAMSW